The proteins below come from a single Stutzerimonas stutzeri RCH2 genomic window:
- a CDS encoding JmjC domain-containing protein, with protein MTSDIPLQILGGISAREFLRDYWQKKPLLIRQAIPDFQSPISPDELAGLSLEEEVESRLVIEHGESPWELRRGPFAEDTYQQLPERDWTLLVQAVDQLVPDVADLIEHFRFLPNWRIDDVMISYAAPGGGVGPHFDNYDVFLLQAHGQRRWRIGQMCDSDSPMLAHGDLRILADFQGTDEWVLEPGDMLYLPPRLAHFGTAEDACMTYSVGFRAPSAAEVLTHFTDFLAQFLPDEDRYSDADLQPTDDPYQIQSDALDRLKALLTEHMSDERLLLTWFGQFMTEPRYPERVEGPGIDEADLLSALEDGALLVRNPAARLAWSEVDIGLLLFASGQSRLLPAGLRELLKLICSADALHAENVGAWLSDDDGRSLLCELVKQGSLEFADE; from the coding sequence ATGACTTCTGACATTCCACTTCAAATCCTGGGCGGCATCAGCGCCCGGGAATTTCTGCGCGACTACTGGCAGAAGAAACCTCTTCTCATCCGCCAAGCCATTCCGGACTTCCAAAGCCCCATCTCCCCAGACGAGCTGGCCGGCCTCTCGCTGGAAGAGGAAGTCGAATCCCGCCTTGTCATCGAACACGGCGAAAGCCCTTGGGAGCTTCGCCGTGGCCCATTTGCCGAGGACACCTATCAGCAGCTTCCCGAGCGCGACTGGACCCTGCTGGTGCAAGCCGTGGATCAGCTGGTGCCGGATGTTGCCGACCTGATCGAACACTTCCGTTTCCTCCCCAACTGGCGCATCGATGACGTGATGATCAGCTATGCCGCCCCGGGCGGCGGCGTCGGTCCGCATTTCGACAATTACGACGTGTTCCTGCTACAAGCGCATGGACAGCGCCGCTGGCGCATCGGGCAGATGTGCGACAGCGACAGTCCGATGCTCGCCCATGGCGATCTGCGGATTCTTGCCGACTTCCAGGGTACTGATGAGTGGGTATTGGAGCCTGGCGACATGCTTTACCTGCCCCCCCGCCTCGCCCATTTCGGCACAGCCGAAGATGCCTGCATGACCTATTCGGTCGGCTTCCGCGCACCGAGCGCAGCGGAGGTTCTGACTCACTTCACCGATTTCCTTGCGCAGTTCCTGCCCGACGAAGACCGCTACAGCGACGCCGATCTGCAGCCGACCGACGATCCGTACCAGATTCAGAGCGATGCACTGGATCGTCTGAAAGCACTGCTCACCGAACATATGAGCGACGAACGCCTGTTGCTGACCTGGTTTGGCCAGTTCATGACAGAACCTCGCTATCCCGAGCGTGTAGAAGGTCCTGGCATCGACGAAGCCGATTTGCTTTCCGCCCTTGAAGATGGCGCCCTGCTGGTCCGCAACCCCGCTGCTCGCCTGGCCTGGAGCGAAGTGGATATCGGACTGCTACTGTTTGCCAGCGGACAAAGTCGGTTGCTGCCTGCCGGCCTGCGTGAATTGCTCAAGCTGATTTGCTCGGCAGATGCGCTGCATGCCGAGAACGTGGGCGCTTGGCTGAGCGACGATGATGGGCGTAGCCTTTTGTGCGAACTGGTCAAACAAGGAAGTCTGGAGTTTGCTGATGAATAG
- a CDS encoding NUDIX hydrolase, producing MDWQPHITVATVIENQGRFLLVEELKAGRLVLNQPAGHLEANENLREAAVRETLEETGWDVELTGVIGIYLYTAPSNGVTYQRVCFAAKALQHDPQRTLDEGIVAARWLSREELAEQPDRWRSELVPRCIDDYLSGPLHSLEVIRN from the coding sequence ATGGATTGGCAACCGCATATCACTGTCGCAACCGTGATCGAGAATCAGGGCCGCTTCCTGCTGGTGGAAGAACTCAAGGCAGGCCGTCTCGTACTCAATCAGCCTGCCGGGCACCTGGAAGCCAACGAAAATCTGCGAGAGGCAGCCGTGCGGGAAACCCTCGAAGAAACCGGTTGGGATGTCGAGCTCACCGGTGTCATCGGCATTTACCTGTACACCGCGCCCAGCAATGGCGTGACCTATCAGCGCGTCTGTTTCGCGGCCAAAGCGCTGCAGCATGATCCACAGCGCACGCTCGATGAGGGTATCGTCGCAGCCCGGTGGTTGAGCCGCGAAGAGCTGGCCGAGCAGCCGGACCGCTGGCGCAGCGAGCTGGTGCCCCGCTGCATCGATGATTACCTGAGCGGCCCCCTGCATTCGCTTGAAGTGATTCGCAACTGA
- the clpS gene encoding ATP-dependent Clp protease adapter ClpS, producing MHAFAQIRLTFNQDRPLGDEDDASGLAVQEAKPELKAPPMYRVVMFNDDYTPMDFVVEVLEGIFNHSREQATKIMLAVHTEGQAVCGLYTRDVAETKAMQVNQYARECQHPLLCEIEKDG from the coding sequence ATGCATGCATTTGCTCAGATTCGACTAACATTCAATCAGGACCGGCCCTTAGGGGACGAAGACGACGCGTCTGGCCTCGCTGTTCAGGAGGCCAAGCCAGAATTGAAGGCACCACCGATGTATAGAGTTGTCATGTTTAATGACGACTACACACCGATGGATTTTGTCGTCGAGGTGCTGGAAGGCATTTTTAATCACAGCAGGGAGCAGGCCACCAAGATCATGCTGGCCGTCCATACCGAGGGGCAGGCAGTTTGCGGGCTGTATACCCGTGATGTGGCCGAAACCAAAGCGATGCAAGTGAATCAATATGCAAGGGAATGCCAGCACCCGCTGCTTTGTGAGATCGAGAAGGACGGTTAA
- a CDS encoding NADP-dependent isocitrate dehydrogenase: MSTPSKIIYTFTDEAPALATYSLLPIVEAFAASAEIAVETRDISLAGRILASFADQLDADKKVDDDLAKLAELTNQPDANIIKLPNISASVPQLKAAIAELQALGYNIPNFPEDPQTDAEKDARARYSKVLGSAVNPVLREGNSDRRAPAAVKAYARKHPHSMGKWSKASQSHADYMRGGDFFSSEQSITMEKAGDVRIEFVGKDGKVEVKKQLALQEGEVLDGMFMSCNKLRAFFEETLQDCKETGVMWSLHVKATMMKISHPIVFGHAVSVYYKDVFDKYGELFKELGVNPNNGISSVYDKIKSLPVSQQEEILHDIHEVYAHRPEMAMVDSVKGITNLHIPSDVIVDASMPAMIRNSGQMWGKDGKQKDTKAVMPESTYARIYQEMINFCKTNGAFDPVTMGSVPNVGLMAQKAEEYGSHDKTFEMQADGTMRVVLADGTVLMQHEVEKGDIWRACQTKDAPIRDWVKLAVTRARQSNTPAIFWLDPERAHDRQLQEKVETYLKDHDLSGLDIRIMGYNEAIRVSMERMIRGQDTISVTGNVLRDYLTDLFPIMELGTSAKMLSIVPLMAGGGMYETGAGGSAPKHVQQLVEENYLRWDSLGEFLALAVSLEETGIKTGNVKAKILGKTLDQATGKLLDNNKSPARKVGQLDNRGSHFYLALYWAQALAAQDEDAELKAHFAPLAKQLTEQEATIVDELAAVQGKPVDIGGYYRSNPELTSKVMRPSATFNSALAALNA, translated from the coding sequence ATGTCCACCCCTTCGAAGATCATCTATACCTTCACCGACGAAGCTCCAGCCCTGGCCACCTATTCGCTTCTTCCAATTGTAGAAGCCTTCGCCGCCTCCGCTGAGATAGCCGTCGAAACACGCGACATCTCTCTTGCAGGGCGCATTCTTGCGAGTTTTGCCGACCAGTTGGACGCTGACAAGAAAGTCGACGACGACCTCGCCAAGCTTGCCGAACTGACCAATCAGCCCGATGCCAACATCATCAAGCTGCCGAACATCAGCGCCTCCGTACCGCAGCTCAAAGCAGCCATCGCCGAGCTGCAAGCCCTCGGCTACAACATTCCCAACTTCCCGGAAGACCCACAGACCGACGCCGAGAAAGACGCACGCGCGCGTTACAGCAAGGTGCTCGGCAGTGCCGTGAATCCGGTCCTGCGTGAGGGGAACTCCGACCGTCGCGCCCCGGCCGCAGTCAAGGCCTATGCCCGCAAGCACCCGCACTCCATGGGCAAGTGGAGCAAGGCGTCGCAGTCCCACGCCGACTACATGCGCGGCGGCGATTTCTTTTCCAGCGAACAATCGATCACCATGGAAAAAGCCGGTGACGTGCGCATCGAGTTCGTCGGCAAAGACGGCAAGGTGGAAGTCAAGAAGCAGCTCGCCCTGCAGGAAGGCGAAGTGCTCGACGGCATGTTCATGAGCTGCAACAAGCTGCGCGCGTTCTTCGAAGAAACCCTGCAGGACTGCAAGGAAACCGGCGTGATGTGGTCGCTGCACGTCAAGGCCACCATGATGAAGATCTCGCACCCGATCGTCTTCGGCCATGCGGTCAGCGTTTACTACAAGGACGTGTTCGACAAGTACGGCGAACTGTTCAAGGAGCTGGGCGTCAATCCGAACAACGGCATCAGCAGCGTCTACGACAAGATCAAGTCGCTGCCCGTCTCGCAGCAGGAAGAAATTCTGCACGACATCCATGAGGTCTACGCCCATCGTCCGGAAATGGCGATGGTCGATTCGGTCAAGGGCATCACCAACCTGCACATCCCGAGCGACGTCATCGTCGACGCCTCGATGCCGGCAATGATCCGCAACTCTGGTCAGATGTGGGGTAAGGACGGCAAGCAGAAGGACACCAAAGCGGTAATGCCGGAAAGCACTTACGCCCGCATCTACCAGGAAATGATCAACTTCTGCAAAACCAATGGTGCCTTCGACCCGGTCACCATGGGCAGCGTGCCGAACGTTGGCCTGATGGCTCAAAAGGCTGAGGAATACGGCTCGCACGACAAGACCTTCGAAATGCAGGCCGACGGCACCATGCGCGTCGTTCTGGCCGACGGCACCGTTCTGATGCAGCACGAAGTCGAGAAAGGCGACATCTGGCGCGCCTGCCAGACCAAGGACGCCCCGATCCGCGATTGGGTCAAGCTGGCCGTTACCCGCGCCCGTCAGTCGAACACCCCGGCGATCTTCTGGCTGGACCCGGAGCGCGCCCACGATCGTCAGCTGCAGGAGAAAGTGGAAACCTATCTCAAGGATCACGATCTGAGTGGCCTGGACATCCGCATCATGGGCTACAACGAGGCCATTCGCGTCAGCATGGAGCGCATGATCCGTGGGCAGGACACCATTTCGGTGACCGGCAACGTGCTACGCGACTACCTGACCGACCTGTTCCCGATCATGGAACTGGGTACCTCGGCGAAAATGCTTTCCATCGTTCCGCTGATGGCTGGTGGCGGCATGTACGAAACTGGAGCTGGTGGCTCCGCACCAAAGCACGTGCAGCAGCTGGTGGAAGAAAACTACCTGCGCTGGGACTCCCTGGGTGAGTTCCTCGCCTTGGCCGTGTCCCTGGAAGAAACCGGAATCAAGACCGGCAACGTCAAGGCCAAGATCCTCGGCAAGACTCTGGACCAGGCTACCGGCAAACTGTTGGACAACAACAAGTCGCCGGCGCGCAAGGTTGGTCAGCTCGACAACCGCGGCAGCCACTTCTACCTCGCACTGTACTGGGCTCAGGCCCTGGCGGCGCAGGACGAAGACGCTGAACTCAAAGCCCACTTCGCTCCGCTGGCCAAGCAGCTGACCGAGCAGGAAGCCACCATCGTTGACGAACTCGCTGCCGTTCAGGGCAAGCCGGTCGACATCGGCGGCTACTACCGCTCCAACCCCGAGCTGACCAGCAAGGTGATGCGCCCCAGCGCCACCTTCAACTCAGCTCTGGCGGCGCTGAACGCCTGA
- the purB gene encoding adenylosuccinate lyase, with product MQLSSLTAVSPVDGRYAGKTSALRPIFSEFGLIRCRVQVEVRWLQRLAAHPGVPEVAPFSSEANAVLNQLAENFQLEHAERVKEFERTTNHDVKAVEYLLKEQAKQLPELAKVNEFIHFACTSEDINNLSHALMLREGRDSVLLPLMRQVAESIRSLAVQFADVPMLSRTHGQPASPTTLGKELANVVYRLERQIAQVAAVPLLGKINGAVGNYNAHLSAYPDIDWEANAREFIEGDLGLTWNPYTTQIEPHDYIAELFDAIARFNTILIDFDRDVWGYISLGYFKQKTVAGEIGSSTMPHKVNPIDFENSEGNLGIANALFQHLASKLPISRWQRDLTDSTVLRNLGVGFAHSVIAYEASLKGIGKLELNAARIAEDLDACWEVLAEPVQTVMRRYAVENAYEKLKDLTRGKGITPDALQAFIDGLDIPAEAKAELRKLTPANYIGNAVAQAKRI from the coding sequence ATGCAGCTTTCCTCGCTCACGGCGGTTTCCCCCGTCGATGGCCGCTACGCCGGCAAAACCAGCGCCCTGCGCCCGATCTTCAGCGAATTCGGCTTGATCCGCTGCCGTGTTCAGGTCGAAGTCCGCTGGCTCCAGCGCCTCGCTGCTCATCCAGGCGTTCCGGAAGTTGCGCCCTTCTCCAGCGAAGCCAATGCCGTGCTGAATCAGTTGGCCGAGAACTTCCAGCTGGAACATGCCGAGCGCGTCAAGGAGTTCGAGCGCACCACCAACCATGACGTCAAAGCAGTTGAGTACCTGCTCAAGGAGCAGGCCAAGCAGCTGCCCGAACTGGCCAAGGTCAACGAGTTCATCCACTTCGCCTGTACCAGCGAAGACATCAACAACCTCTCCCATGCGCTGATGCTTCGCGAAGGGCGCGACAGCGTCCTGCTGCCGCTGATGCGCCAGGTCGCCGAATCGATCCGCAGCCTCGCGGTGCAGTTCGCTGACGTGCCGATGCTATCGCGCACCCATGGCCAACCCGCGTCGCCGACCACGCTTGGAAAAGAGCTGGCGAACGTCGTTTACCGCCTGGAGCGTCAGATTGCGCAGGTTGCAGCCGTTCCGCTGCTGGGCAAGATCAACGGCGCCGTGGGCAACTACAACGCCCATCTGAGCGCTTATCCGGATATCGACTGGGAAGCCAACGCGCGCGAGTTCATCGAAGGTGACCTCGGCCTGACCTGGAACCCCTACACGACGCAGATCGAGCCGCACGACTACATCGCCGAGCTGTTCGACGCCATTGCGCGTTTCAACACCATTCTCATCGACTTCGACCGCGACGTGTGGGGCTACATCTCCCTCGGCTACTTCAAGCAGAAGACCGTAGCGGGCGAGATCGGCTCGTCCACCATGCCGCACAAGGTCAACCCGATCGACTTCGAAAACTCCGAAGGCAATCTCGGCATCGCCAACGCGCTGTTCCAGCATCTGGCGAGCAAGCTGCCGATTTCCCGCTGGCAGCGTGACCTGACTGACTCCACCGTGCTGCGCAATCTCGGCGTCGGCTTCGCCCACAGCGTCATCGCCTACGAAGCCAGCCTCAAGGGTATTGGCAAACTCGAGCTTAACGCGGCCCGCATCGCCGAAGACCTCGACGCCTGCTGGGAAGTGCTGGCTGAGCCGGTGCAGACCGTCATGCGCCGCTACGCCGTGGAGAACGCCTACGAGAAGCTGAAGGACCTGACCCGCGGCAAAGGCATCACGCCAGACGCCCTGCAGGCGTTCATCGACGGCCTCGACATTCCGGCTGAAGCCAAGGCTGAGCTGCGCAAGCTGACCCCGGCCAACTACATCGGCAACGCAGTTGCGCAGGCCAAGCGCATCTGA
- the icd gene encoding NADP-dependent isocitrate dehydrogenase — MGYQKIQVPSSGDKITVNADNTLNVPNNPIIPYIEGDGIGVDISPVMIKVVDAAVQKAYGGQRKIAWMEIYAGEKATQVYDQDTWLPKETLEAVRDYVVSIKGPLTTPVGGGIRSLNVALRQELDLYVCQRPVRWFTGVPSPVKKPGDVDMVIFRENSEDIYAGVEWKAGSPEAEKVIKFLTEEMGVKKIRFTENCGIGIKPVSLEGTKRLVRKALQYAVDNDRSSVTIVHKGNIMKFTEGAFKEWGYEVARDEFGAELLDGGPWMQFKNPNTGKNIVVKDAIADAMLQQILLRPAEYDVIATLNLNGDYLSDALAAEVGGIGIAPGANLSDTVAMFEATHGTAPKYAGQDKVNPGSLILSAEMMLRHMGWVEAADLIIKSTESAIAAKTVTYDFERLMEGAQLMSCSQFGDAMISHM, encoded by the coding sequence ATGGGATACCAAAAGATCCAGGTGCCATCCAGCGGTGACAAAATTACCGTTAATGCCGACAACACCCTGAACGTCCCCAACAACCCGATCATTCCTTATATAGAAGGGGATGGTATCGGAGTCGATATCAGCCCGGTGATGATCAAAGTCGTGGATGCCGCCGTGCAGAAGGCCTATGGCGGTCAGCGCAAGATTGCCTGGATGGAAATCTACGCGGGCGAGAAGGCGACACAGGTCTACGACCAGGACACCTGGCTGCCGAAGGAGACCCTGGAAGCCGTTCGTGATTACGTGGTGTCAATCAAGGGCCCCCTGACCACTCCGGTCGGCGGTGGCATCCGCTCCTTGAACGTTGCGCTGCGCCAAGAGCTTGATCTCTACGTCTGTCAGCGTCCGGTTCGCTGGTTCACCGGTGTGCCTAGCCCGGTCAAGAAGCCGGGTGACGTTGACATGGTGATCTTTCGTGAAAACTCCGAAGACATCTACGCCGGCGTAGAGTGGAAGGCTGGCTCCCCTGAGGCGGAGAAAGTCATCAAGTTCCTTACCGAAGAAATGGGCGTCAAGAAGATTCGCTTCACAGAAAACTGTGGCATCGGCATCAAGCCGGTTTCACTGGAAGGCACCAAGCGCTTGGTTCGTAAAGCCCTGCAGTACGCGGTCGACAATGACCGTAGCTCGGTCACTATCGTGCACAAAGGCAACATCATGAAGTTCACCGAAGGTGCCTTCAAGGAGTGGGGCTATGAGGTGGCTCGCGACGAGTTCGGCGCTGAGCTGCTGGATGGTGGGCCCTGGATGCAGTTCAAGAATCCGAATACCGGCAAGAATATCGTCGTGAAAGACGCCATCGCTGACGCCATGCTGCAACAGATTCTGCTGCGCCCGGCTGAGTACGATGTCATTGCCACGCTCAACCTGAACGGTGACTACTTGTCCGATGCCTTGGCCGCCGAAGTGGGCGGTATCGGTATCGCTCCTGGCGCGAACCTGTCCGACACCGTAGCCATGTTCGAGGCGACCCACGGCACTGCGCCGAAGTACGCCGGCCAAGATAAGGTCAACCCCGGCTCTTTGATTCTTTCCGCCGAGATGATGCTGCGTCACATGGGCTGGGTAGAAGCAGCGGACCTGATCATCAAGTCGACCGAAAGCGCTATCGCAGCCAAGACCGTGACCTACGACTTCGAGCGGCTGATGGAAGGCGCGCAGCTGATGTCATGCTCGCAGTTCGGCGATGCAATGATCAGTCATATGTAA
- the cspD gene encoding cold shock domain-containing protein CspD, with protein MLSGKVKWFNNAKGYGFIVADGGDEDLFAHYSAIQMEGYRTLKAGQAVMFNILQGPKGLHATDIRPQQAMSEATAPAAQGVSTVDA; from the coding sequence ATGCTAAGCGGTAAGGTCAAGTGGTTCAACAACGCCAAAGGCTATGGCTTCATCGTAGCAGACGGCGGCGATGAGGACCTGTTCGCCCACTACTCAGCCATCCAGATGGAAGGCTACCGAACTCTGAAAGCTGGGCAAGCGGTCATGTTCAATATCCTGCAGGGTCCGAAAGGCCTCCACGCAACCGACATCAGGCCGCAGCAGGCCATGTCTGAAGCGACGGCCCCTGCTGCTCAGGGTGTTTCCACCGTAGACGCCTGA
- a CDS encoding GNAT family N-acetyltransferase produces the protein MNSVQVRIADWQQDNAELRRIREAVFIAEQAVPPEQEWDADDADAIHFLALEGDYPIGTARLLADGQIGRVAVLRDWRGMNVGDALMRAVIAEAERRGLAEQKLTAQVHATAFYERLGFEVVSDEFLEAGIPHVDMLRRSH, from the coding sequence ATGAATAGCGTTCAGGTACGGATTGCCGACTGGCAGCAGGATAATGCCGAGCTACGGCGTATCCGTGAGGCAGTTTTCATTGCCGAGCAGGCTGTTCCGCCCGAGCAGGAATGGGACGCCGATGATGCTGACGCTATCCATTTTCTCGCTTTGGAAGGTGACTATCCAATCGGCACCGCCCGGCTGCTAGCCGATGGCCAGATCGGACGGGTAGCAGTGCTGCGCGACTGGCGCGGCATGAACGTCGGCGATGCGCTGATGCGTGCGGTCATTGCCGAGGCCGAACGCCGCGGCCTAGCTGAACAGAAGTTGACGGCTCAGGTTCATGCCACCGCATTCTATGAGCGGCTTGGTTTCGAAGTCGTCAGCGACGAGTTTCTCGAAGCCGGCATTCCCCATGTCGACATGCTCCGCCGCAGCCACTGA
- the hflD gene encoding high frequency lysogenization protein HflD, translated as MKALDEQLIALGAVFEAATLVDRIARTGQVPNASLACMLGSLLARNPQTTLEIYGGDDLNLRDGYRALVGALERDSSTLQREPLRYALAMIGLERQLDKRDDMLQVIGSRLDQIQQQVEHFGITHENVVASFGGLYQDTLSTFRQRIQVQGDMRHLQQTDNAAKIRALLLSGIRSARLWRQLGGHRWQLIFSRRKLLDALYPRLRSTQGEDH; from the coding sequence ATGAAGGCGCTGGATGAGCAGCTGATCGCGCTTGGTGCGGTGTTCGAAGCCGCAACGCTGGTAGATCGCATTGCACGCACCGGCCAAGTGCCGAACGCCTCACTTGCCTGCATGCTCGGCAGCCTGCTGGCGCGCAATCCGCAAACCACGCTGGAGATCTATGGCGGCGACGATCTCAACCTGCGTGATGGCTACCGCGCGCTGGTTGGCGCACTGGAGCGCGACAGCAGCACGCTGCAGCGCGAGCCGCTACGTTACGCACTGGCAATGATCGGCCTGGAGCGCCAGCTGGACAAACGTGATGACATGCTTCAGGTCATCGGCAGCCGTCTGGACCAGATCCAGCAGCAGGTCGAGCACTTCGGCATCACCCACGAGAACGTCGTCGCCTCGTTCGGCGGGCTATATCAGGACACCTTGAGTACCTTCCGCCAACGCATCCAGGTTCAGGGCGATATGCGTCACCTGCAGCAGACGGACAATGCGGCCAAGATTCGCGCCCTGCTGCTTTCCGGCATCCGCTCGGCGCGCCTCTGGCGCCAGCTCGGCGGGCATCGCTGGCAGCTCATCTTCAGCCGTCGCAAGTTGCTCGATGCGCTCTATCCAAGGCTTCGCTCCACTCAGGGCGAGGACCATTAA
- the mnmA gene encoding tRNA 2-thiouridine(34) synthase MnmA: protein MSVTTLTAPEKTRVIVGMSGGVDSSVSALLLLEQGYQVEGLFMKNWEEDDGTEYCTAKEDLADAQAVCDRIGIKLHTANFAAEYWDNVFEHFLAEYKAGRTPNPDILCNREIKFKAFLDYALMLGADLIATGHYVRRRDRDGRSELLKGLDPNKDQSYFLHAVGGEQLGKTLFPVGELEKPAVRAIAEKYDLATAKKKDSTGICFIGERRFSDFLKQYLPAQPGNIETVDGEVIGRHHGLMYHTIGQRQGLGIGGLKDASDEPWYVLSKDLQRNALVVGQGNDHPWLFSRALLASEIYWVNPIDLSTPLKLTAKVRYRQSDQACTLEKTAEGYRAVFEAPQRAVTPGQSVVFYDGEICLGGGVIEQAEPWFEGRP from the coding sequence ATGTCTGTAACGACCCTAACCGCCCCGGAAAAAACTCGCGTAATCGTTGGCATGTCCGGCGGAGTGGATTCTTCCGTTTCGGCCCTCCTGCTGCTCGAGCAGGGCTACCAGGTCGAAGGCCTGTTCATGAAGAACTGGGAAGAGGACGATGGCACGGAATACTGCACTGCCAAAGAAGACCTTGCCGATGCCCAGGCCGTCTGCGATCGGATCGGCATCAAGCTGCACACGGCCAACTTCGCAGCCGAGTACTGGGACAACGTCTTCGAGCACTTCCTTGCTGAGTACAAGGCCGGGCGCACACCGAACCCGGATATCCTCTGCAATCGCGAAATCAAGTTCAAGGCGTTCCTCGATTACGCACTGATGCTCGGCGCCGACCTGATCGCCACGGGTCATTACGTCCGTCGCCGTGACCGTGACGGACGCAGCGAGCTGCTCAAGGGGCTGGACCCGAACAAGGACCAGAGCTACTTCCTGCATGCGGTCGGCGGCGAGCAGCTAGGCAAGACGCTGTTTCCCGTTGGCGAGCTGGAAAAGCCAGCAGTCCGCGCGATCGCGGAGAAGTACGACCTCGCTACGGCGAAAAAGAAAGATTCCACCGGCATCTGCTTCATCGGCGAGCGGCGCTTCAGCGACTTCCTCAAGCAGTATCTTCCGGCGCAGCCGGGCAACATCGAAACCGTCGACGGCGAAGTGATCGGCCGCCACCATGGTTTGATGTATCACACCATTGGCCAGCGCCAGGGGCTGGGGATAGGCGGCTTGAAAGATGCATCGGACGAGCCCTGGTACGTCTTGAGCAAAGACCTGCAGCGCAATGCGCTGGTGGTCGGCCAGGGCAACGACCATCCATGGCTGTTTTCCCGCGCCCTGCTAGCATCCGAAATCTACTGGGTGAACCCCATCGACCTCAGCACGCCACTCAAGCTGACCGCCAAGGTTCGTTATCGCCAGAGCGATCAAGCCTGCACGCTGGAAAAGACCGCAGAGGGTTACCGGGCCGTGTTCGAGGCACCACAACGGGCGGTAACACCGGGCCAGTCGGTCGTGTTCTACGACGGCGAAATCTGTCTGGGTGGCGGCGTGATCGAGCAGGCCGAGCCTTGGTTCGAGGGCCGCCCATGA